A single region of the Xenopus laevis strain J_2021 chromosome 4L, Xenopus_laevis_v10.1, whole genome shotgun sequence genome encodes:
- the csdc2.L gene encoding cold shock domain-containing protein C2 encodes MSSDPTTPTQPLHSPKSPVATSYPFHREGSRLWERSHLFLGDLPSPLPTKRTRTYSATARASAGPIYKGVCKQFSRSQGHGFITPESGTEDIFVHISDIEGEYVPVEGDEVTFKMCPIPPKNQKFQAVEVILTHLSPHTKHETWSGQIISS; translated from the exons ATGTCATCAGATCCCACCACTCCCACTCAGCCTCTCCACTCTCCTAAATCTCCTGTCGCCACATCATATCCCTTCCACAGGGAAGGCAGCAGACTGTGGGAAAGAAGTCACCTTTTTTTGGGGGACCTTCCTAGCCCCCTCCCAACCAAGAGGACACGGACATATTCAGC TACTGCACGTGCCTCTGCTGGACCCATTTACAAAGGTGTCTGCAAACAGTTTTCACGTTCCCAAGGCCATGGCTTTATCACTCCAGAAAGTGGAACAGAAGATATATTTGTGCACATTTCTGA TATTGAGGGAGAGTATGTGCCAGTCGAGGGAGACGAAGTTACATTCAAGATGTGCCCGATTCCACCCAAGAACCAGAAATTTCAAGCTGTGGAGGTCATCTTAACTCATCTCTCCCCTCACACAAAGCATGAGACATGGTCAGGACAGATCATCAGCTCATAG